The following coding sequences lie in one Rhodothermales bacterium genomic window:
- a CDS encoding FlgD immunoglobulin-like domain containing protein, producing MMKRVTKLMLVAALGFLFSQSALAQDSEFLLNVPTSDDFTAGYTKGIHSGARSVAGPYDLDGDGLYEVLVSDYTGGGRVHVIENVSADTWELVYSTPWLDSTATTNNIRVITGADLDGDGFGEILFLSGRNFSEFNPNIADLPVGLYVFENQGDNDFGTAPTTIYNFGDNLPDRWRAEQMAVADVDGDGKEELMFGNNGSSNTFDNWYVISVDDIGSGFDTWTVEMRLSSRATEDFDPVARGGGSPYAIHPADLNGDGVWDLSLHSYNAFNLTNVTVTGADTYVAPADGATNGFLNASSTGDDVAFFGGTVVDIDGNGDDEIFYPISCIDSGSSPAPTCGSVLLFNYEDGEDVMQVTMDNVAWAILPGMTSFGITSGDLDGDGAMEVITGGPAYGAGSFSAGNAPSWINIAEFNGGDPEDGANYSIQTLEYFDPIDADSSAFDLVVRDSAGVITEYLETGDQGSEFVSKLAYLGDADMDGYNEVVIGFQGVDDSTYVYDEVFNPSDSTYTRTIRSSKVNPDRVFMRVLSGNGRAVSIEDERIVIPSDYKLHANYPNPFNPTTTISFTLPLEKAISVRVYDMTGRLVRNLVNNQVYPAGTFEVVWDGTGDAGNSVASGSYIYSLEYGNFRQARTMVLVK from the coding sequence ATGATGAAACGCGTTACGAAGCTGATGCTCGTCGCCGCGCTGGGCTTTCTTTTTTCCCAGAGCGCCCTCGCGCAGGACAGCGAATTCCTGCTCAATGTACCCACTTCGGATGACTTCACGGCCGGATACACCAAAGGCATCCACTCGGGCGCCCGCTCCGTAGCGGGTCCCTACGACCTGGACGGTGACGGCCTGTATGAAGTTCTCGTATCCGACTACACCGGCGGTGGCCGCGTACATGTCATCGAGAACGTGTCGGCCGATACCTGGGAACTGGTTTACTCTACACCCTGGCTGGATTCGACTGCTACCACCAATAACATCCGTGTGATCACCGGCGCCGATCTCGACGGCGACGGGTTCGGAGAGATCCTGTTCTTGAGCGGTCGCAACTTCAGCGAATTCAACCCGAACATTGCCGACCTGCCTGTCGGTCTCTACGTATTTGAGAACCAGGGCGACAACGACTTCGGCACGGCCCCGACGACGATCTATAATTTCGGAGACAACCTGCCCGATCGCTGGCGCGCCGAACAGATGGCCGTAGCCGATGTCGATGGCGACGGTAAGGAAGAACTGATGTTTGGCAACAACGGCAGCTCGAATACCTTCGACAACTGGTACGTCATCTCGGTGGATGATATCGGCTCTGGATTTGACACCTGGACCGTCGAGATGCGGCTCTCTTCGCGTGCAACCGAGGACTTTGATCCCGTGGCGCGCGGCGGCGGCAGCCCGTACGCGATTCATCCGGCCGACCTGAACGGCGACGGTGTGTGGGACCTTTCGCTCCACAGCTACAATGCCTTCAACCTGACCAACGTGACGGTCACCGGCGCGGACACCTATGTCGCTCCGGCTGACGGCGCTACGAATGGTTTTCTCAACGCCTCCTCGACGGGCGATGACGTAGCCTTCTTTGGCGGCACGGTCGTCGACATCGACGGCAACGGAGACGACGAGATCTTCTACCCGATCTCGTGCATCGATTCAGGCAGCAGCCCGGCCCCTACTTGCGGTTCGGTGCTGTTGTTTAACTACGAAGATGGCGAAGATGTCATGCAGGTGACGATGGACAACGTTGCGTGGGCCATCCTTCCTGGTATGACGTCGTTCGGCATCACGTCGGGTGACCTGGATGGCGACGGCGCGATGGAAGTCATCACGGGCGGACCCGCCTATGGCGCTGGCTCCTTCTCTGCCGGTAACGCACCGAGCTGGATCAACATCGCTGAATTCAACGGCGGCGATCCCGAGGATGGCGCCAATTACTCCATCCAGACGCTCGAATACTTTGATCCGATCGATGCCGACTCCTCCGCGTTCGATCTCGTCGTACGCGATTCGGCCGGTGTGATCACGGAGTACCTCGAGACCGGCGATCAAGGTTCGGAGTTCGTCTCCAAACTGGCCTACCTCGGCGATGCCGACATGGACGGCTACAATGAAGTCGTCATCGGTTTCCAGGGTGTGGACGATAGCACGTATGTCTACGACGAGGTTTTTAATCCATCTGACTCGACCTACACGCGTACGATCCGCTCCTCAAAGGTAAATCCGGACCGTGTCTTTATGCGCGTGCTCTCCGGCAATGGCCGCGCGGTGAGCATCGAAGACGAGCGCATCGTCATCCCGAGCGACTACAAGCTCCACGCGAACTACCCGAACCCGTTCAACCCGACGACGACGATCAGCTTCACGCTGCCGCTTGAAAAAGCCATCAGCGTCCGGGTATACGACATGACGGGCCGGCTCGTCCGGAATCTGGTCAACAACCAGGTCTATCCGGCCGGCACGTTCGAGGTGGTCTGGGACGGCACCGGCGACGCCGGCAACAGCGTCGCGAGCGGTTCCTACATCTACTCGCTCGAATACGGCAACTTCCGCCAGGCCCGCACGATGGTGCTGGTGAAGTAA
- a CDS encoding Gfo/Idh/MocA family oxidoreductase, with protein MSILNWGLLGTARINRSIIPPLRLSTRNTLRGVASRDLARAQAYADEWQIPQAYGSYEAMLDDPDIDVVYIPLPNRLHAEWVIQAAQAGKHILCEKPLALTVEEIDAMSDAAQAAGVILAEGFMYRHHMRTLQLKKLVDKGAIGEVHTIRGAFTFPLNRPNDVRWNPELGGGSLWDVGCYPLSFARFMLGSEPEEIIGRQVLGDSGIDVSFAAMLRFPGDVLVQFDCGFRTQFRMEMEIAGSDGRLFVPMAFKPERQSHIYLTNGNDELRIQVDGNHLYLDEIEDLTDAVLEGKPPRVSIEESRGNVAAILALYESARYAG; from the coding sequence ATGTCGATTCTGAACTGGGGCCTTCTGGGCACGGCCCGTATCAACCGTTCCATCATTCCTCCCCTCCGACTCTCCACCCGGAATACGCTGCGCGGCGTGGCGAGCCGGGACCTCGCGCGGGCCCAGGCGTACGCCGACGAATGGCAGATCCCGCAGGCGTACGGAAGCTACGAGGCGATGCTGGACGACCCCGACATCGACGTCGTCTACATCCCGCTCCCGAACCGGTTGCACGCCGAATGGGTCATCCAGGCGGCCCAGGCGGGCAAACACATCCTCTGCGAAAAGCCGCTCGCCCTCACCGTCGAGGAAATCGACGCCATGAGCGATGCCGCGCAGGCGGCCGGCGTGATCCTGGCCGAGGGATTCATGTATCGTCACCACATGCGGACGCTCCAGCTCAAGAAGCTGGTCGACAAGGGCGCCATCGGCGAGGTGCACACGATCCGCGGGGCGTTCACGTTTCCGCTCAACCGGCCGAACGACGTGCGCTGGAACCCCGAACTGGGCGGTGGCAGCCTCTGGGATGTCGGATGCTACCCGCTGAGCTTCGCCCGCTTCATGCTGGGGAGCGAGCCCGAAGAAATCATCGGCCGGCAGGTGCTGGGCGATTCCGGGATCGACGTATCGTTCGCCGCGATGCTCCGCTTCCCGGGCGACGTGCTCGTGCAGTTCGATTGCGGCTTCCGGACGCAGTTTCGAATGGAGATGGAGATCGCCGGCAGCGACGGCCGGCTTTTCGTGCCGATGGCCTTCAAACCCGAGCGGCAGAGCCATATCTACCTGACCAACGGCAACGACGAACTCCGCATCCAGGTCGACGGCAACCACCTGTACCTCGACGAAATCGAGGACCTCACCGACGCCGTGCTCGAAGGCAAGCCGCCCCGCGTGTCGATCGAGGAAAGCCGCGGCAACGTGGCGGCCATCCTGGCCCTCTATGAATCCGCCCGGTACGCCGGCTGA
- a CDS encoding sulfatase: MPRDRRPIARLFILFCWAALSLFLAGCAQTPRPPNVVFILIDDLGWMDLGVQGSSFYETPHIDRLARQGALFTQAYAASGVCSPTRASIQTGRYPARLHITDWIPGEGDVPGRTFMQVQDRDELPLGERTLAEAFRDAGYATAHIGKWHLGGKGHLPTDQGYDVNIAGNDRGQPPTYFYPYERGDYVLDDLRLGGHEGEYLPDRLAQEAVGYIEQHAEQPFFLHLAFYEVHTPLEGKPELIEKYKGRQPAITDDERFSPLEGRRRLREVQDHPTYAAMVESMDTAVGVVLDALDRNGLTDDTIVVFTSDNGGLATVVNPPTSNKPLRWGKGWLYEGGIRVPLLVRWPGQVTPARLATPAMSTDFYPTLLDMAGIRENRAVDGVSLWPALQGGDLPERPLFWYYPHYHTSGSRPTAAVRQGPYKLFAYLEDGRRELYNLDLDIGESTDLAAVQPERVAAMDRMLQDWLAGVGAQPPQAMPDSLASQDGP; this comes from the coding sequence ATGCCCCGTGACCGACGCCCGATAGCCCGCCTATTCATCCTGTTTTGCTGGGCTGCGCTCAGCCTCTTCCTTGCCGGCTGCGCGCAGACGCCGCGGCCGCCCAATGTGGTGTTTATCCTCATCGACGACCTCGGGTGGATGGATCTGGGGGTGCAGGGGAGCTCGTTTTACGAGACGCCGCACATCGATCGGCTGGCCCGTCAGGGCGCGCTGTTCACCCAGGCGTATGCCGCCTCCGGCGTCTGCTCGCCGACGCGCGCGAGCATCCAGACCGGGCGGTACCCGGCGCGGCTGCATATCACGGATTGGATTCCGGGCGAGGGCGACGTGCCCGGGCGGACGTTTATGCAGGTGCAGGACCGCGACGAGCTGCCCCTCGGGGAACGGACCCTGGCCGAGGCGTTCCGCGACGCCGGCTACGCCACCGCCCACATCGGCAAGTGGCATCTCGGCGGCAAGGGGCATCTGCCCACCGACCAGGGGTACGACGTCAACATCGCCGGCAACGACCGGGGGCAGCCGCCGACCTATTTTTATCCCTATGAAAGGGGGGATTACGTCCTGGACGACCTCCGCCTCGGCGGCCACGAGGGCGAATATCTGCCCGATCGGCTCGCCCAGGAAGCGGTAGGCTATATCGAGCAGCACGCCGAGCAGCCGTTTTTCCTGCACCTCGCGTTTTATGAGGTCCATACCCCGCTCGAGGGAAAGCCCGAACTCATCGAGAAATACAAGGGCCGCCAGCCGGCCATCACCGACGACGAACGGTTCTCGCCGCTCGAAGGACGGCGCCGGCTTCGGGAAGTCCAGGATCACCCCACCTACGCCGCGATGGTCGAGTCGATGGATACGGCCGTCGGCGTCGTCCTGGACGCGCTGGACCGCAACGGGTTGACGGACGATACGATCGTGGTGTTCACGTCGGACAACGGCGGGCTGGCGACGGTCGTGAACCCGCCGACGTCCAACAAACCGCTGCGCTGGGGGAAGGGGTGGCTTTACGAAGGCGGCATCCGGGTGCCGCTGCTGGTGCGCTGGCCGGGTCAGGTAACGCCGGCCCGCCTCGCCACGCCGGCAATGAGCACGGACTTCTATCCGACGCTGCTGGATATGGCCGGCATCCGCGAGAACCGCGCGGTCGACGGCGTCAGCCTATGGCCGGCGCTGCAGGGAGGCGACCTCCCCGAACGCCCGCTATTCTGGTACTACCCGCACTACCACACGTCGGGCAGCCGGCCGACTGCGGCCGTGCGTCAGGGGCCGTACAAGCTCTTCGCCTACCTGGAAGACGGCCGACGCGAACTGTACAACCTGGATCTGGATATCGGCGAGTCGACGGACCTCGCGGCCGTGCAGCCGGAGCGGGTGGCCGCGATGGACCGGATGCTGCAGGACTGGCTCGCCGGCGTCGGTGCGCAGCCCCCGCAGGCCATGCCGGACAGTCTGGCGTCGCAGGACGGGCCATGA
- a CDS encoding serine hydrolase domain-containing protein translates to MFVRNLLRYLLVFGMALPAAAQAPLLGTRVQQIVAELEPLIEQALIDGQIPSATIALVEGDRILWTGAYGYSNLWARTPAVPSTVYLIGSTFKGLSTAALLQLRDAGAFSLDDPVRSYIEPLEIAGEDFKNPVTFRHLLTHTSGLPVAFDGYPVWGDTAPPALEDYLKTALAVEAPPLTRVEYSNLAYSLVAYIIEKQARMPYGAYMQQRIFDPLEMTSTAFIPTPEMTERLAIPYEIDESTNRPAPTTRLKASVWPAGIVYGTVVDQAHWLIANLNDGVYKGRQIIAKKSLDEMMTRQYDRFKGPVAELWGTAEAGYGLTWWTDRRDGETYFAHSGSVPGYTAFLQGNRDRRIGFAILTNGHRAHPYLIRLADEAMALMRKYPPEASPSSSDR, encoded by the coding sequence ATGTTCGTTCGAAATCTACTCCGGTATCTTCTGGTGTTCGGTATGGCGTTGCCGGCGGCCGCGCAGGCGCCGCTGCTCGGCACGCGTGTACAGCAGATCGTCGCCGAACTGGAGCCCCTGATCGAGCAGGCCCTGATCGACGGGCAGATTCCGTCCGCCACGATCGCGCTCGTCGAGGGGGATCGCATCCTGTGGACGGGGGCGTACGGCTACAGCAACCTGTGGGCGCGCACGCCGGCGGTGCCGAGCACGGTATACCTCATCGGGTCGACGTTCAAGGGCCTGTCCACCGCCGCCCTGTTGCAGCTGCGCGACGCCGGCGCGTTTTCGCTCGACGACCCCGTGCGCAGCTACATCGAGCCGCTCGAAATCGCTGGCGAGGACTTCAAGAACCCGGTCACCTTCCGGCATCTGCTGACGCATACCTCCGGTCTGCCGGTTGCGTTCGACGGCTACCCGGTGTGGGGCGATACGGCTCCGCCGGCGCTGGAGGACTATCTGAAGACGGCCCTGGCCGTCGAGGCGCCGCCGCTCACGCGGGTCGAATACTCCAACCTGGCCTATTCGCTCGTCGCCTACATCATCGAGAAACAGGCCCGCATGCCCTACGGCGCGTACATGCAGCAGCGGATCTTCGACCCCCTGGAGATGACGAGCACGGCCTTTATCCCCACGCCCGAGATGACCGAGCGGCTCGCGATTCCGTACGAGATCGACGAATCCACGAACCGTCCGGCGCCGACAACGCGGCTGAAGGCGTCGGTCTGGCCGGCCGGCATCGTCTACGGCACGGTGGTCGATCAGGCCCACTGGCTCATCGCCAACCTGAACGACGGGGTCTACAAGGGCCGGCAGATCATCGCCAAAAAGTCCCTCGACGAAATGATGACGCGGCAGTACGACCGGTTCAAAGGGCCGGTCGCCGAGCTGTGGGGCACCGCCGAAGCCGGCTACGGACTGACGTGGTGGACCGACCGGCGCGATGGCGAGACGTATTTCGCGCACAGCGGGAGCGTCCCGGGGTACACGGCATTTTTGCAGGGAAACCGCGACCGCCGCATCGGGTTCGCCATCCTCACCAACGGCCATCGCGCCCACCCCTACCTGATCCGCCTGGCCGACGAGGCCATGGCGCTGATGCGCAAGTACCCACCCGAGGCGTCGCCCTCGTCCTCCGATCGATAA
- a CDS encoding family 10 glycosylhydrolase: MSRLSIASVVFVFIALGVAASPASAQPLYETRAVWLATILGDGNWPVNGQSPAEQQTALEALIERAAQVGINTLYFQVIARGDALYPSTRLPWTPLPLGAGRDPGYDPLQVAIDAAHRAGMELHAWINVFRVGDSTTRTAFAGVQNPMHVVYAQPGWVQQVGSELWLDPSVAEARAWMLGNVMELVEGYDLDAVHFDFARYPQGGLPDDASNFQFDPRGFADIDDWRRNNVTLFVESAFEAVSAAKPWVKLGAAPLGNYQPADAWPGLWAYFDVYQESRLWAERGWMDYLAPQIYFSTGTAPDAGQTTPTPDFTVLVDEWVRESGGRPIIAGMAPYKAAEGRFPASDLVTQIVNTRAYDGAGHAAFRYDHLMQYESLYREQYPKPALPARSAHRFEAAAPSTPQGFRIVSIQNGAANLAWNPSDGAAADPLRAYALFRRIGAPPDPTAGRDLLAVVDRDVTTFTDVVPSDNEVYYQIAATSRLGMVSMPSQAVSTSMPTAVETANEGPRWALIESIYPNPSRQTAEVRYAVGSVGRVNVAVVDLLGRVRYRYSDAAHQAGSHQLTLDTSRYAPGVYFFVLEAGDRSVTRAFAVVR; encoded by the coding sequence ATGTCGCGGCTTTCGATCGCATCGGTTGTATTCGTCTTCATCGCACTCGGCGTGGCCGCTTCGCCGGCCTCCGCGCAGCCGCTGTACGAGACGCGCGCGGTGTGGCTGGCGACGATTCTCGGCGACGGCAACTGGCCGGTGAACGGGCAATCCCCCGCCGAGCAGCAGACGGCGCTCGAGGCGCTCATCGAGCGGGCGGCGCAGGTCGGGATCAACACCCTCTATTTCCAGGTCATCGCCCGCGGCGACGCGTTATATCCCAGCACGCGGCTGCCGTGGACCCCGCTGCCCCTGGGCGCCGGACGCGACCCGGGATACGACCCGCTCCAGGTGGCCATCGACGCCGCGCACCGCGCCGGCATGGAGCTGCACGCCTGGATCAACGTCTTCCGCGTGGGCGACAGCACGACGCGCACCGCCTTCGCCGGCGTGCAAAATCCGATGCACGTCGTCTATGCCCAGCCGGGATGGGTCCAGCAGGTCGGCTCCGAACTCTGGCTCGACCCATCGGTCGCCGAGGCCCGCGCCTGGATGCTCGGCAACGTCATGGAACTGGTCGAAGGCTACGACCTCGACGCCGTCCATTTCGATTTCGCCCGGTATCCCCAGGGCGGCCTGCCGGACGACGCGTCCAATTTCCAGTTCGATCCGCGCGGGTTCGCCGACATCGACGACTGGCGCCGCAACAACGTGACGCTGTTCGTCGAGTCCGCCTTCGAGGCGGTCTCCGCCGCGAAGCCGTGGGTGAAGCTGGGGGCCGCGCCGCTGGGCAACTACCAGCCGGCGGACGCCTGGCCGGGTCTCTGGGCCTACTTCGACGTTTACCAGGAGAGCCGGCTCTGGGCGGAGCGCGGCTGGATGGATTACCTCGCCCCCCAGATCTATTTCAGCACCGGAACGGCGCCGGACGCCGGCCAGACCACCCCCACGCCCGACTTCACGGTGCTCGTCGACGAGTGGGTCCGTGAATCCGGCGGCCGGCCCATCATCGCCGGCATGGCCCCCTACAAGGCCGCCGAAGGCCGCTTTCCGGCCTCCGACCTCGTGACCCAGATCGTGAATACGCGGGCGTACGACGGCGCGGGGCACGCGGCCTTCCGCTACGACCATCTCATGCAGTACGAATCGCTGTACCGGGAGCAGTACCCGAAGCCGGCGCTGCCGGCGCGGTCCGCCCATCGCTTCGAGGCCGCGGCGCCCTCGACGCCGCAGGGCTTCCGGATCGTCTCCATCCAGAACGGCGCCGCGAACCTCGCCTGGAATCCATCCGACGGCGCGGCGGCGGATCCGCTGCGCGCCTACGCCCTCTTCCGGCGCATCGGCGCCCCACCCGATCCGACCGCCGGCCGCGACCTGCTGGCGGTGGTGGACCGCGATGTCACCACGTTCACCGACGTCGTGCCTTCGGACAACGAGGTCTACTACCAGATCGCGGCCACGAGCCGGCTCGGGATGGTATCCATGCCGTCCCAGGCAGTATCGACGAGCATGCCCACGGCGGTCGAGACGGCGAACGAAGGACCCCGCTGGGCGCTGATCGAGAGCATTTACCCGAACCCCAGCCGGCAGACGGCTGAAGTGCGCTACGCCGTCGGCAGCGTGGGGAGGGTCAACGTGGCGGTGGTCGACCTCCTCGGCCGCGTCCGCTACCGGTATTCCGACGCCGCCCACCAGGCCGGCAGCCATCAGCTCACCCTCGACACCTCGCGCTATGCGCCCGGCGTGTACTTTTTTGTCCTCGAAGCCGGCGACCGCTCCGTGACCCGCGCGTTCGCGGTCGTGCGCTAA
- a CDS encoding DUF1684 domain-containing protein codes for MIHARNHVIVLVLVAAVLTIGVYGNHMLQLNELAEAHRAWQLEREAEMRELDTSWLALAGLYWLPEGETSFGAGTGVDLRLRDVQAPARLGRFVRNGEQVSFVAEPGVNVTLDGVAVERVDMQNDAGSDENYATTLTFGSLQWWIIARDGRLGVRVKDLESATWRAFAGIPAYAFDSAWRIEARFIPFNAPQPMEYPTILGTTRTENVPGVLQFEIGDQSFELLPFERHEGKSLWVVFADKSNGDTTYEGGRFLYVDMPADESGETVIDFNRAYNPPCAFTPYSTCPQPLPQNRMPIGVYAGEKKYE; via the coding sequence ATGATTCACGCCCGCAACCACGTGATCGTTCTCGTGCTCGTCGCCGCCGTCCTGACCATCGGCGTGTACGGCAACCACATGCTGCAGCTCAACGAACTGGCCGAGGCGCATCGCGCCTGGCAGCTGGAGCGCGAGGCGGAGATGCGCGAACTGGATACGAGCTGGCTCGCCCTCGCCGGCCTGTACTGGCTTCCCGAGGGTGAGACGAGCTTCGGCGCCGGAACGGGGGTGGACCTGCGGCTGCGCGACGTCCAGGCACCGGCAAGGCTCGGTCGGTTCGTCCGCAACGGCGAACAGGTGTCGTTCGTGGCCGAGCCCGGCGTCAACGTCACGCTCGACGGCGTGGCCGTGGAACGCGTCGACATGCAAAACGACGCCGGCAGCGACGAGAACTACGCGACGACGCTGACCTTCGGCTCGCTCCAGTGGTGGATCATCGCGCGCGACGGCCGGCTCGGCGTACGCGTCAAGGATCTCGAAAGCGCCACCTGGCGCGCGTTTGCCGGCATTCCGGCGTACGCGTTCGACAGCGCGTGGCGGATCGAAGCCCGCTTCATCCCCTTCAACGCGCCCCAGCCGATGGAATACCCGACGATCCTGGGGACGACACGCACCGAAAACGTCCCCGGCGTCCTCCAGTTCGAGATCGGCGACCAGTCCTTCGAACTCCTCCCGTTCGAACGCCACGAGGGAAAAAGCCTCTGGGTCGTTTTCGCCGACAAGTCGAACGGCGACACGACCTACGAGGGAGGACGCTTCCTGTACGTCGACATGCCGGCCGACGAATCCGGCGAGACCGTCATCGATTTCAACCGCGCCTACAACCCGCCGTGCGCCTTCACGCCCTACTCCACCTGCCCCCAGCCCCTCCCGCAAAATCGCATGCCGATCGGGGTGTATGCGGGCGAGAAGAAGTATGAGTGA
- a CDS encoding TonB-dependent receptor, whose translation MAFIRSARGFLPMALLSFLFTTAALGQGKIAGRVLDQTNGESLIGVNVALEGTTQGTVTDTDGNYIIVNVRPGVYTLVFSYVGYKTQRVEGINVATGQTTRYDTRMQEEVIEGEEIIVQAERPLIQKDLTASSKTVDATQIDALPVEGFFGVLVTQAGVNQGPGGEIHIRGGRSNEVAFLVDGISVGDPFDTNGLATNVAADAIQEMTVISGAFNAEYGKAMSGIVNLVTKEGGRKVNGSFSLYGGDTVTRHDDIFFTPKAVGADIYTLEGTLGGPIPFLRSGNFFFSGRHDYDEGYAFGIRQHLPSDSANFNVSPIYYEIAGHPWQDYLPVEQGGQGLALPDERVPMNPSLSSNFITKLTFRPFKSVKVEYGYIYDYSRFKSMNASTFLYRYVPDGTATNREAGYSHRFSWTQTLDDRTFYSLALSYATNEFQQFVYENPNDPRYVRDLGGIGDGTVVGFPGINFLMGGNQKTHINETSRSLRGKFDLTKQIGLIHEAKIGADVQLHGLDRRNFVVLYNDNVLYRDGPTVPDESTPSHDAYKDQRVTEVSAFAQDKLEFENFIINAGLRYEFFDPHGQYIPNLLDPQGERRKAEQTHLFLPRVGVSFPITVSGIIHFSYGHFAQMPPLRQLYVNPEFEFPVGVAPVYGNTNMRPERTVQYEIGLQQQIGEQLAFDVTGFFKDIRDYLALQQIRFSTIAGEDVYNIYLNRDYANVRGVTFALTRRRGRDDLLSATLDYTFQLAEGNNNDPDAFFFNFLSGRENEFEIVPLDFDQRHILSSTVSLTKPGNWGASFIGQFSTGYPYTPLLLDQKIDQLPNSGRKPSQLSLDAHLYKEFALGRSNLRVFAKVFNVLDRLNERFVFDDTGRATYSLNGQRGVHEAWIPLYGQPGIHTLDEYNTRPHFYSPPREIRVGATLSF comes from the coding sequence ATGGCGTTTATCCGATCCGCGCGCGGCTTCCTGCCGATGGCGCTCTTGAGCTTCCTCTTCACGACGGCGGCGCTCGGCCAGGGCAAGATCGCCGGCCGGGTGCTCGACCAGACCAACGGCGAATCGCTCATCGGCGTCAACGTCGCCCTCGAAGGGACGACCCAGGGCACGGTGACCGACACCGACGGCAACTACATCATCGTCAACGTCCGCCCCGGCGTGTATACGCTTGTTTTTTCCTATGTGGGATACAAGACGCAGCGGGTGGAAGGCATCAACGTGGCAACGGGCCAGACGACCCGGTACGACACGCGGATGCAGGAAGAGGTCATCGAGGGCGAAGAGATCATCGTTCAGGCCGAGCGGCCCCTGATCCAGAAGGACCTCACGGCGTCGAGCAAGACGGTCGACGCCACGCAGATCGACGCCCTGCCCGTGGAAGGCTTCTTCGGGGTGCTCGTGACGCAGGCCGGCGTGAACCAGGGCCCCGGCGGCGAAATCCATATCCGCGGCGGCCGCAGCAATGAGGTCGCCTTCCTGGTGGACGGCATCTCCGTCGGCGACCCGTTCGACACAAACGGCCTCGCCACCAACGTTGCGGCCGACGCCATCCAGGAAATGACCGTGATCTCCGGCGCCTTCAACGCCGAATACGGCAAGGCGATGTCCGGCATCGTCAACCTCGTGACCAAGGAAGGCGGCCGCAAGGTCAACGGGTCGTTCAGCCTCTACGGCGGCGACACCGTCACCCGGCACGACGACATCTTTTTCACGCCCAAGGCCGTCGGCGCCGACATCTACACGCTCGAGGGCACGCTGGGCGGCCCGATCCCCTTCCTGCGCAGCGGCAACTTCTTTTTCTCCGGCCGGCACGACTACGACGAAGGCTATGCGTTCGGCATCCGGCAGCACCTGCCGTCCGACTCCGCCAACTTCAACGTCTCCCCGATCTACTACGAGATTGCCGGCCATCCGTGGCAGGACTACCTCCCCGTCGAACAGGGCGGCCAGGGCCTCGCCCTCCCCGACGAACGTGTCCCGATGAACCCGAGCCTCAGCTCGAACTTCATCACCAAACTCACCTTCCGCCCGTTCAAGAGCGTCAAGGTGGAATACGGCTACATCTACGACTACAGCCGGTTCAAGTCGATGAACGCCAGCACATTTCTCTACCGCTACGTGCCCGACGGCACGGCGACCAACCGGGAGGCCGGCTACAGCCACCGGTTCAGCTGGACGCAGACCCTCGACGACCGGACGTTCTACAGCCTCGCGCTCTCCTACGCCACCAACGAGTTCCAGCAGTTCGTCTACGAAAACCCGAACGACCCGCGGTACGTGCGCGACCTCGGCGGCATCGGCGACGGCACCGTGGTGGGCTTCCCGGGGATCAACTTCCTCATGGGCGGCAACCAGAAGACGCACATCAACGAGACGTCCCGCTCGCTGCGCGGCAAGTTCGATCTCACCAAACAGATCGGCCTGATCCACGAGGCCAAGATCGGCGCCGACGTGCAGCTGCACGGGCTGGACCGCCGCAACTTCGTCGTGCTCTACAACGACAACGTGCTCTACCGCGACGGCCCGACCGTGCCCGACGAGTCCACGCCCTCGCACGACGCCTACAAGGATCAGCGCGTGACCGAGGTCAGCGCCTTTGCGCAGGACAAGCTGGAGTTCGAGAACTTCATCATCAACGCCGGCCTGCGCTACGAATTCTTCGACCCGCACGGGCAGTACATCCCGAACCTCCTCGATCCGCAGGGCGAGCGGCGCAAGGCGGAGCAGACCCATCTGTTTCTGCCCCGCGTCGGCGTCTCGTTTCCGATCACCGTCTCGGGCATCATCCACTTCTCGTACGGCCACTTCGCGCAGATGCCCCCCTTGCGGCAGCTGTACGTGAACCCCGAATTCGAATTCCCCGTCGGCGTCGCGCCGGTCTATGGCAACACGAACATGCGGCCGGAGCGGACGGTCCAGTACGAGATCGGCCTCCAGCAGCAGATCGGCGAACAGCTCGCGTTCGACGTGACGGGCTTCTTCAAGGACATCCGCGACTATCTGGCGCTGCAGCAGATCCGCTTCAGCACCATCGCCGGCGAAGACGTCTACAACATCTACCTGAACCGCGACTACGCCAACGTGCGCGGGGTGACCTTCGCCCTCACGCGCCGGCGGGGCCGCGACGACCTGCTCTCGGCCACGCTGGACTACACCTTCCAGCTCGCCGAAGGCAATAACAACGACCCGGACGCCTTCTTCTTCAACTTCCTCTCCGGCCGCGAGAACGAGTTCGAGATCGTGCCGCTCGACTTCGACCAGCGGCACATCCTCTCGTCCACCGTCTCCCTCACGAAGCCGGGCAACTGGGGCGCCTCGTTTATCGGGCAGTTCTCTACCGGCTACCCCTACACGCCGCTGCTACTCGACCAGAAAATCGACCAGCTCCCCAACAGCGGCCGCAAGCCGTCGCAGCTCAGCCTCGACGCCCACCTGTACAAGGAGTTCGCCCTCGGACGCAGCAACCTGCGCGTCTTCGCCAAAGTCTTCAACGTGCTGGACCGGCTCAACGAGCGGTTCGTGTTCGACGACACGGGCCGGGCCACCTACAGCCTGAACGGGCAGCGCGGCGTGCACGAGGCCTGGATCCCGCTGTACGGCCAGCCCGGCATCCATACGCTGGACGAGTACAACACGCGCCCGCATTTTTACAGCCCGCCCCGCGAGATCCGGGTCGGCGCCACGCTGTCTTTTTGA